One Candidatus Schekmanbacteria bacterium RIFCSPLOWO2_02_FULL_38_14 genomic window carries:
- a CDS encoding crossover junction endodeoxyribonuclease RuvC: MKVLGIDPGTVRTGYGLVLAEEKEQNLLYICSGAIKTSSREDFSQRLKKIYDGILSIIKEHSPDAVAIEEIFFAHDVKAALKLGHASGVVLLAAANLGLPVFKYSSTHIKKAVMGYGRGDKYQIQKMVQAILRLSDIPEPEDAADALAVAICHIHNASLRERLEKSYDRYA; the protein is encoded by the coding sequence ATGAAGGTTCTCGGAATAGACCCCGGCACAGTGAGAACAGGCTATGGCTTGGTTTTGGCTGAAGAGAAAGAGCAGAACCTGCTCTATATCTGTTCCGGAGCAATAAAGACATCCTCAAGAGAGGATTTCTCACAAAGGTTGAAAAAAATTTATGATGGCATTTTATCAATCATAAAAGAACATTCGCCTGATGCTGTTGCGATTGAAGAAATTTTTTTTGCCCACGATGTAAAGGCTGCGCTGAAACTCGGGCATGCAAGCGGAGTGGTTTTACTTGCGGCTGCGAATCTCGGATTGCCTGTTTTCAAGTACTCATCCACTCATATAAAAAAAGCAGTTATGGGTTATGGCAGGGGGGATAAATACCAGATACAAAAAATGGTACAGGCGATTCTCAGACTTTCTGATATACCGGAACCTGAAGATGCAGCAGATGCGCTTGCAGTTGCTATCTGCCATATCCACAACGCTTCTCTGAGGGAAAGGTTAGAGAAAAGTTATGATCGCTACGCTTAA
- a CDS encoding transcriptional regulator, producing MSGHSKWSTIKHKKAKEDAKKGKVFTKLIKEITIAARIGGGDIEGNPRLRSAVAAGRAANMPQDNITKAIKKGTGELEGVHYEDSEYEGYGPGGVAILVTVTSDNKNRTVAELRHVFTKYGGNMGEAGCVSWIFDKKGLLLVDQGVAKEDEMMELALEAGAEDFRHEDKMYEIITNIDNFEKVKDVFKNKKINCSLAEITMVPKSTVKLESEQARRMLHLMEALEDHDDVQKVYANFDISAEEMEKL from the coding sequence ATGTCAGGTCATTCTAAATGGAGCACAATAAAACACAAGAAAGCTAAGGAAGATGCTAAGAAGGGGAAGGTTTTCACCAAACTGATTAAAGAAATTACTATTGCGGCAAGGATTGGCGGCGGAGATATAGAAGGAAACCCGAGGCTCAGATCTGCAGTTGCAGCAGGAAGAGCAGCGAACATGCCTCAGGACAACATTACGAAGGCAATAAAAAAAGGAACAGGAGAGCTTGAGGGAGTACATTATGAAGATTCAGAGTACGAGGGTTATGGTCCTGGAGGAGTCGCAATCCTTGTTACTGTTACAAGCGACAACAAAAACAGAACAGTTGCTGAACTAAGGCATGTATTCACTAAATATGGTGGAAACATGGGTGAGGCTGGGTGCGTTTCATGGATATTTGATAAAAAGGGGCTCCTTCTTGTTGATCAGGGAGTAGCCAAGGAAGACGAGATGATGGAGCTGGCACTTGAGGCAGGCGCAGAGGATTTCAGGCATGAGGACAAGATGTATGAAATAATTACAAACATTGATAATTTTGAAAAGGTGAAAGATGTTTTTAAAAATAAAAAGATAAACTGTTCCCTTGCTGAAATTACAATGGTTCCAAAATCCACTGTTAAACTTGAAAGTGAACAAGCCAGAAGGATGCTTCATTTGATGGAAGCGCTTGAAGACCACGATGATGTTCAAAAGGTCTATGCGAATTTTGATATATCTGCTGAGGAAATGGAAAAATTATAA
- a CDS encoding [protein-PII] uridylyltransferase, with the protein MTDSKKKSDFKKDKVNYYKEIIAREKEAIRERHLNGATGREIVESLCRLSDRIITELYEFASKSYSEDPSKHSKCVIAAVGGYGRGSLSPFSDIDVMFLYQNRVDEFIQTVSEDIFHILWDLGFDLGHSCRSVGDCLKLAENDFKTMTSLIEARFITGDKDLFDSFSKTFNIRVLHRKGEFYLRQKVLDRNKRYSESGRTIQVLEPNIKDGPGGLRDIHTIYWIGKVVYKVDCIKALVPCGCLSQEDHEAIERGLNFLWRVRNDLHYLSSRKNDILGFEFQTEIAKHLRYKDEGNKPAVEHFMKDYYFHAKINSQICTDFIKKTCKSDADGRKIFSVFRQRNLEEGFVLINDSLYVARNNTDVFQNSPVKLLQVFEIAQNHGYNISDSLLQTMKKEVTKTDGEFKWGKEGGRLFLSILNSKKQISRKIRQMHETGVLDRFIPEFGELDCLVQFDIYHHYTVDEHTLIALEKLDELEEQNPRESIFCKVYREIERKDLLRLAVLLHDIGKVGGKGHVPRSADISRKILNRMDISPDDMEKVLTLIGNHVLMMHTAERRDFLEEKTIKEFSKTVGDLETLKMLMILTYADVNAVSPYAWNEWRSELVSRLYFKTYKYFTKRLYEDIDYTAEYREKINSIIEKVINKSEGTLTREQVVEFFDTLPERYITGTLASRIYTHYKLLREMKGKTVTSSVIHNSKVGYSDFLVCFEGRIGSFSKTCGVLTSKGIQILGAEIYTNSEGVAVDTLQCSDREGKAAEDDELWMEIEEDLALVLEGKKNVEEMVERQRKYIMRKRYGAISVPTEIKINNEESNSYTIIEVHAQDRIGLLYDVTRILAELRLDINLAKIVTEGNQAIQIFYLTDEEHKKIRELERLQEIASTIKKFFEPKEKREVKENVRSF; encoded by the coding sequence GTGACTGACTCCAAAAAGAAATCAGATTTTAAAAAAGACAAGGTCAATTACTATAAGGAGATTATTGCCAGAGAAAAGGAGGCTATCAGAGAGAGGCATCTCAACGGAGCAACCGGAAGGGAAATTGTTGAATCTCTGTGCCGCCTTTCAGACAGAATAATAACTGAGCTCTACGAATTTGCTTCAAAAAGCTATTCTGAAGACCCTTCAAAGCATTCAAAGTGCGTCATAGCGGCTGTAGGCGGATACGGAAGGGGGTCTCTGAGTCCGTTTTCTGACATTGATGTTATGTTTCTTTATCAGAACAGGGTTGATGAATTTATACAGACGGTAAGCGAGGACATATTCCATATCCTGTGGGATTTAGGCTTTGATTTAGGCCATAGCTGCAGGTCAGTTGGAGACTGCTTAAAACTTGCTGAAAACGATTTTAAAACCATGACATCATTGATTGAAGCAAGGTTTATAACAGGTGATAAGGATTTATTTGATTCCTTTAGTAAAACTTTTAACATCAGGGTTCTTCACAGAAAAGGCGAGTTTTACCTGAGGCAGAAAGTTCTTGATAGAAACAAAAGATATTCAGAGTCAGGAAGGACTATTCAGGTTTTAGAACCAAATATCAAAGATGGTCCAGGGGGTTTAAGGGATATTCACACAATATACTGGATAGGAAAGGTTGTATATAAAGTTGACTGTATAAAGGCACTGGTGCCGTGCGGATGTTTGAGCCAGGAAGACCATGAGGCTATTGAGAGAGGGCTGAACTTTTTGTGGAGAGTGAGAAATGACCTGCACTACCTTTCATCAAGAAAAAATGATATTCTGGGTTTTGAGTTCCAGACAGAAATCGCAAAACATCTCAGATACAAGGATGAGGGCAACAAGCCTGCTGTAGAACATTTTATGAAAGATTATTATTTTCATGCAAAGATAAATTCGCAGATTTGTACTGATTTTATTAAAAAGACATGCAAGAGCGATGCAGATGGAAGAAAAATATTTTCTGTTTTCCGCCAGAGAAATCTTGAAGAAGGTTTTGTCCTGATAAATGATTCCCTTTATGTTGCCAGGAACAATACAGATGTGTTCCAGAACTCACCAGTCAAGCTTCTGCAGGTTTTTGAAATAGCTCAGAATCATGGATACAATATCAGCGATTCATTGCTTCAGACAATGAAAAAAGAGGTGACAAAAACAGATGGTGAGTTTAAATGGGGGAAGGAAGGAGGCAGGCTTTTCCTGAGCATCCTGAATTCAAAAAAACAGATTTCAAGAAAAATAAGACAGATGCATGAAACAGGGGTGCTTGACAGATTTATTCCTGAATTTGGCGAGCTTGACTGCCTTGTCCAGTTTGATATCTATCATCATTATACTGTTGATGAACATACTTTGATAGCTTTGGAGAAGCTTGATGAGCTTGAGGAACAGAATCCGAGAGAATCAATATTCTGTAAGGTTTACAGGGAGATTGAAAGAAAAGACCTTTTGAGACTGGCAGTCCTGCTGCACGACATAGGAAAGGTTGGCGGAAAGGGGCATGTTCCAAGAAGCGCTGATATATCAAGAAAGATATTAAACAGAATGGATATAAGCCCTGATGATATGGAAAAAGTCTTAACACTTATCGGGAATCATGTGCTTATGATGCATACTGCTGAAAGAAGGGATTTCCTTGAAGAGAAAACAATAAAAGAGTTTTCTAAAACAGTTGGCGACCTTGAGACTTTAAAGATGTTAATGATACTGACGTATGCAGATGTTAATGCTGTGTCGCCATATGCATGGAATGAGTGGAGAAGTGAACTGGTAAGCAGGCTATATTTTAAAACATATAAATATTTTACAAAGAGGCTTTATGAGGATATAGATTATACTGCTGAATACAGGGAGAAGATAAATAGTATAATTGAAAAAGTGATAAATAAATCAGAAGGGACATTGACTAGAGAACAGGTTGTTGAGTTTTTTGATACCCTGCCTGAAAGATACATCACCGGAACGCTCGCAAGCAGGATATATACTCATTATAAGCTTCTCAGAGAAATGAAGGGTAAAACAGTTACAAGTTCTGTTATTCATAACAGCAAGGTCGGGTATTCAGATTTTCTTGTTTGCTTTGAGGGAAGGATAGGGTCATTTTCCAAGACCTGCGGAGTTCTTACATCAAAGGGGATTCAGATACTCGGAGCAGAAATTTATACCAACAGCGAAGGAGTTGCAGTTGATACGCTTCAGTGTTCTGACCGCGAAGGGAAGGCTGCGGAAGATGATGAACTGTGGATGGAGATTGAAGAAGATTTGGCGCTTGTTCTTGAAGGAAAGAAGAATGTAGAAGAGATGGTTGAGCGGCAAAGAAAATATATAATGAGAAAGAGGTATGGAGCAATAAGTGTGCCGACAGAGATTAAGATTAACAATGAAGAGTCTAACTCCTACACGATAATCGAAGTTCACGCTCAGGACAGAATAGGGTTATTATATGATGTAACCAGGATACTGGCTGAACTCAGGCTCGATATTAACCTTGCAAAAATAGTAACAGAGGGTAACCAGGCTATTCAGATTTTTTATTTAACTGATGAGGAACATAAGAAAATCAGGGAGCTGGAACGTTTACAGGAAATAGCCTCAACAATTAAAAAATTTTTTGAACCAAAAGAAAAAAGAGAGGTGAAAGAAAATGTCAGGTCATTCTAA
- a CDS encoding Holliday junction DNA helicase RuvA codes for MIATLKGVLEQKTPNAIIIDVNGVGYHVLIPLSTFYMLPKEKEKVFMEIHTHVREDAISLFGFFTFEEKVLFEHLIGVTKIGPKLAINILSGIGSSDLKKAIVASDFATLSNVPGVGRKTAERLVYELREKMQLLPLDKKQVAEGKVSAGNHIVDDVISALTNLGYSKIEAEEAANKAFKRCDTSGESVAVEEVLKESLKAMAKHI; via the coding sequence ATGATCGCTACGCTTAAAGGAGTGCTGGAACAAAAAACTCCTAATGCAATAATAATAGATGTCAACGGAGTTGGTTATCATGTGCTTATACCGCTTTCAACCTTCTATATGCTGCCAAAAGAGAAAGAGAAGGTTTTTATGGAGATTCACACCCATGTGCGAGAGGATGCAATTTCTCTTTTTGGTTTTTTTACATTTGAGGAAAAGGTGCTGTTTGAGCACCTGATAGGTGTTACCAAGATAGGTCCAAAACTTGCAATCAACATACTTTCAGGAATCGGCTCTTCTGATTTAAAAAAAGCGATTGTGGCTTCAGACTTTGCTACGCTCAGCAATGTACCCGGGGTTGGCAGAAAAACAGCTGAGAGGCTTGTTTATGAACTGAGAGAAAAAATGCAGTTGCTGCCTCTGGATAAAAAACAGGTTGCGGAGGGTAAGGTTTCTGCCGGGAACCATATTGTTGATGATGTCATTTCTGCTCTTACAAACCTTGGATATTCTAAAATAGAGGCAGAAGAAGCTGCGAATAAAGCATTCAAAAGATGCGATACCAGCGGAGAATCAGTTGCAGTTGAAGAAGTACTGAAGGAATCATTGAAGGCAATGGCGAAACATATTTAG